A stretch of the Agromyces larvae genome encodes the following:
- a CDS encoding IS1249 family transposase yields MVCGSLLVKNGTTAAGTQRWRCRDCGASSVRRRPDVTRREQLRRFLTWLTGKASQAELGGGTGRSFRHDTAWCWDLQPRMPITGEVHDAVLVDGVWVGSWCLLIAQSSTGTVIAWQWAASESTAAWEALFTQIPPPTVVVTDGGSGIRSALARTWPDTKVQRCIFHLQMNVTRELTRKPRLHAGKALRQIALALTDVHTVDDAITWRLTLEAWWQKYGHLTRERSMYDNGQFGYTHHRLRKAWVILHRAAQAGHIFTNLEHGNPRATSRLEGLNSQIRNLLRHHRGMPIEHRRRAAEWFLLLHEIPIDQAHKHAHQPAPKHVEPPTEDPIGPALYDTALSAEEGLWTRSGWAGRT; encoded by the coding sequence ATGGTATGCGGATCGTTGCTCGTGAAGAACGGGACGACCGCGGCCGGAACGCAGCGGTGGCGGTGCCGGGACTGCGGGGCCTCCTCCGTACGGCGACGTCCGGATGTCACCAGACGTGAGCAGTTACGCCGGTTCCTGACCTGGCTGACGGGCAAAGCATCTCAGGCCGAGCTCGGCGGCGGTACTGGACGTTCCTTCCGTCACGACACCGCCTGGTGCTGGGACCTTCAACCCCGCATGCCGATCACCGGTGAAGTCCATGACGCGGTCCTCGTCGACGGCGTCTGGGTCGGGTCCTGGTGCCTCCTGATCGCGCAATCCTCGACCGGGACCGTGATCGCCTGGCAATGGGCCGCAAGCGAGTCCACTGCCGCGTGGGAAGCCCTGTTCACCCAGATCCCACCACCGACCGTGGTCGTCACCGATGGGGGCTCCGGGATCCGTTCCGCACTCGCGCGAACCTGGCCAGACACCAAGGTCCAACGCTGTATCTTCCACCTGCAGATGAACGTGACCCGCGAACTCACACGCAAACCACGCCTGCACGCCGGCAAAGCACTCCGACAGATCGCGCTCGCCCTGACCGATGTCCACACGGTCGATGACGCGATCACCTGGCGGCTCACGCTCGAAGCCTGGTGGCAGAAATACGGGCACCTCACCCGAGAACGCAGCATGTACGACAACGGCCAGTTCGGGTACACCCATCACCGGCTCCGCAAAGCCTGGGTGATCCTGCACCGCGCCGCGCAAGCCGGACACATCTTCACCAACCTCGAGCACGGCAACCCAAGAGCAACCTCACGCTTGGAAGGCCTGAACTCCCAGATCCGCAACCTCCTCCGCCACCACCGCGGCATGCCGATCGAACACCGCCGAAGGGCCGCCGAATGGTTCCTGCTCCTCCACGAGATCCCCATCGATCAAGCGCACAAGCACGCCCACCAGCCCGCACCGAAACACGTCGAACCACCGACAGAAGACCCCATCGGACCCGCACTCTACGACACCGCCCTGAGCGCCGAAGAAGGCCTCTGGACCCGCTCAGGATGGGCAGGCAGAACATGA
- a CDS encoding VOC family protein, translating to METLPFWRDLFRYTDLGNGNLGDPTGRQANLNIRGIPADSILQHEFRVDVSLPRSIVRQRVAAAVAAGGRITDDARAPDRWILTDPAGNRVKVSSSLSS from the coding sequence ATCGAGACTCTGCCCTTCTGGCGTGACCTCTTCCGATACACCGACCTCGGAAACGGCAACCTCGGCGATCCGACTGGCCGTCAGGCGAACCTCAACATCCGGGGAATCCCGGCAGATTCCATCCTGCAGCACGAGTTCCGTGTCGACGTTTCACTGCCGCGATCGATCGTGCGGCAGCGCGTAGCAGCCGCAGTCGCCGCGGGCGGTCGCATCACCGACGACGCCCGCGCGCCGGACCGGTGGATCCTCACCGACCCCGCCGGCAACCGCGTGAAGGTATCGAGTTCGCTCTCCAGCTAG
- a CDS encoding VOC family protein, which yields MSDDDRLAFLRASGVRDWRVLYCGPIAYFATGSVRDGTRFTAALARLRVLRGHPPLIELAPDGVTVRLDRDILDLDAGSAIERAQAVSELARRHGLTARPDRVQDFQIAIATQLPTAEVLPFWRAILGYVDHGDDDLIDPLGRGPTVWFQPIDPAKTLRHAMHVDLAVPREQIRERLEAAAKAGSRAVHDGGVHWTRADAAGNKVDLMAWPDLAVPENARGGGPEIDAQLDGRGRSPARVIPSDHAALAAEPTLPEPSQPGPAQPEAAQIAAPRAAGDAAREVSGLADWTMLPTGPSAWFRTSSLDRSAHLADTFASLPGANRLHLDVRADGLGVRLARRATELREIDIDLMRTMSTTARDVGAESDPSSVQTVQLEIARTGHRDSALLA from the coding sequence ATGTCCGACGACGACCGACTCGCGTTCCTTCGGGCATCCGGGGTCCGCGATTGGCGGGTGCTGTACTGCGGTCCGATCGCGTACTTCGCCACGGGCTCGGTGCGCGACGGCACGAGGTTCACGGCCGCCCTCGCACGACTTCGAGTGCTCCGGGGCCATCCTCCCCTGATCGAGCTCGCCCCAGATGGCGTGACGGTGCGGCTGGACCGGGACATCCTCGACCTCGACGCAGGCTCTGCCATCGAACGCGCGCAAGCGGTCTCGGAGCTCGCCCGCCGACACGGCTTGACCGCTCGCCCAGACCGCGTGCAGGACTTCCAGATCGCCATCGCAACGCAGCTTCCCACAGCCGAAGTCCTCCCGTTCTGGCGAGCGATACTCGGCTACGTCGATCATGGCGACGACGACCTCATCGACCCGCTCGGACGAGGCCCGACGGTCTGGTTCCAACCAATCGACCCTGCGAAGACGCTGCGCCACGCCATGCACGTCGATCTCGCCGTCCCGCGTGAGCAGATACGCGAACGGCTGGAGGCGGCAGCGAAGGCGGGCAGTCGAGCCGTGCACGACGGCGGCGTCCACTGGACGCGTGCCGACGCTGCCGGGAACAAGGTCGACCTCATGGCGTGGCCCGACCTCGCGGTTCCCGAGAACGCGCGCGGCGGCGGGCCCGAGATCGACGCCCAACTGGACGGCCGCGGTCGGAGTCCGGCCCGGGTCATCCCTTCCGACCATGCCGCGCTCGCGGCCGAACCCACCCTGCCCGAACCATCCCAGCCAGGACCAGCGCAGCCCGAAGCAGCCCAGATCGCAGCACCGAGAGCGGCCGGGGATGCCGCTCGCGAGGTGTCCGGACTCGCCGACTGGACGATGCTCCCGACCGGCCCGTCTGCGTGGTTCAGGACGTCCTCACTCGATCGGAGTGCCCACCTTGCGGACACCTTTGCAAGCCTTCCGGGTGCGAATCGGCTGCACCTCGACGTGCGGGCCGACGGTCTCGGCGTCCGGCTCGCTCGGCGCGCCACCGAGCTCCGCGAGATCGACATCGACCTGATGCGGACCATGTCGACGACGGCGCGCGACGTCGGCGCCGAATCCGACCCCTCGAGCGTGCAGACCGTTCAACTCGAGATCGCGCGCACCGGCCATCGAGACTCTGCCCTTCTGGCGTGA
- a CDS encoding YciI family protein, producing MQYMLLVYGNDEAWNDMSTERKDALEAAHRDVLADLAASGELVLSNELSTTDARVVRRDEHRLLVSDGPFSESKEWVGGFYVIEVGEVQRAVEIACRLEETTFSAVEIRALMH from the coding sequence ATGCAGTACATGCTGTTGGTCTACGGAAACGACGAGGCGTGGAACGACATGTCCACCGAGCGGAAGGACGCGCTGGAGGCCGCACATCGCGACGTGCTCGCCGACCTCGCCGCGTCAGGGGAACTCGTGCTCTCGAACGAGCTCAGCACGACGGACGCGAGAGTGGTGCGACGCGATGAGCATCGCCTGCTCGTCAGCGACGGGCCGTTCAGCGAGTCGAAGGAATGGGTCGGCGGCTTCTATGTGATCGAGGTCGGCGAAGTGCAGCGTGCCGTCGAGATTGCCTGCCGACTCGAAGAGACGACCTTCTCGGCGGTGGAGATCCGCGCACTGATGCACTGA
- a CDS encoding RNA polymerase sigma factor, with protein MTRAYRDEWARVVAGLTRRFGNLDLAEEAAAEAFATAVARWPIDGMPPNPGAWLTTTAIRKGIDRVRRENQREGKHRDAQTIFDYASPETLGVIDDGRLRLIFTCCHPALAMEARVALTLRMVGGLTMPEIARAFLVSESAMGRRITRAKAKIRAARIPYRVPSAADLPSRTSGVLAVLFLVFNEGYLASSPGAGPVRADLTAEAIRLTRLVHDLMPEDGEVAGLLALMLLTEARRTARVALNGELIPLDEQDRGAWDTSLIAEGHRLVRDRLAAARAGETPGRYQVLAAIGAVHTSAGDIRDTDWAQILALYDQLVLVDSSPIVVLNRAIAVAELEGPAEALAIVQGLEQSLNDYHAFHATRADLLRRLGRNREARTAYDTAIDLAGNTAETAYLTRRRDQLPR; from the coding sequence ATGACCCGGGCGTACCGTGACGAGTGGGCGCGCGTGGTCGCCGGTCTGACCAGACGCTTCGGCAATCTCGATCTTGCAGAGGAGGCCGCGGCCGAGGCGTTCGCGACCGCCGTCGCACGGTGGCCGATCGACGGCATGCCGCCGAATCCAGGCGCCTGGCTCACCACGACCGCCATCCGGAAGGGCATCGATCGAGTGCGGCGCGAGAACCAGCGCGAAGGCAAGCACCGGGATGCTCAGACGATCTTCGACTACGCCTCGCCCGAAACGCTCGGTGTGATCGATGACGGCCGGCTCCGGTTGATCTTCACCTGCTGTCACCCGGCATTGGCGATGGAAGCCCGGGTGGCGCTCACCCTGCGAATGGTGGGGGGCCTGACCATGCCAGAGATCGCCCGGGCGTTCCTCGTCTCCGAGAGCGCGATGGGACGACGGATCACGCGCGCCAAAGCCAAGATCCGGGCGGCACGCATCCCATATCGGGTGCCGTCCGCGGCGGATCTCCCGAGCCGCACCTCCGGAGTCCTCGCGGTGCTCTTCCTGGTCTTCAACGAGGGCTACTTGGCGAGCAGCCCCGGCGCCGGCCCGGTGCGTGCGGATCTGACGGCGGAGGCGATCCGGCTCACTCGCCTGGTCCATGACCTCATGCCCGAGGACGGCGAGGTGGCGGGGTTGCTGGCGTTGATGCTCCTCACCGAGGCTCGTCGTACCGCCCGGGTCGCGTTGAACGGCGAATTGATTCCCCTCGATGAGCAGGACCGCGGGGCCTGGGACACGAGCCTCATCGCCGAGGGGCATCGGCTGGTGCGCGACCGGCTGGCCGCAGCGCGTGCCGGTGAGACCCCCGGGCGGTACCAGGTCCTCGCGGCGATCGGTGCGGTGCACACCTCCGCGGGCGACATCCGGGACACCGACTGGGCGCAGATCCTCGCGCTCTACGATCAGCTCGTCCTCGTCGACTCGTCACCGATCGTCGTCCTCAACAGGGCCATCGCGGTAGCCGAGCTCGAAGGCCCTGCCGAGGCCCTCGCGATCGTCCAAGGGCTCGAACAGAGTCTGAACGACTACCACGCCTTCCACGCCACCCGTGCCGACCTGCTGCGCAGGCTGGGCCGCAACAGGGAAGCCCGCACCGCGTATGACACCGCCATCGACCTGGCGGGCAACACCGCCGAGACCGCCTATCTGACCCGCCGCCGGGATCAGTTGCCGCGGTGA
- a CDS encoding YciI family protein — protein sequence MKYLVSVIDDKSNPGSVDKRPAISTFNERLIAEGHWVFAGGLADTETATVIDNRGERPVFSDGPFVESKEYLAGVWVWEAPDLDTALALAAEASKICDRKVEVRPFA from the coding sequence ATGAAGTACCTGGTTTCCGTGATCGACGATAAGAGCAATCCCGGCAGCGTGGACAAACGGCCAGCGATCAGTACGTTCAACGAGCGTCTCATCGCCGAAGGCCACTGGGTCTTCGCGGGCGGACTCGCGGATACGGAGACGGCGACAGTCATCGACAACCGGGGCGAGCGGCCCGTGTTCAGTGACGGACCCTTCGTGGAATCGAAGGAGTACCTCGCCGGCGTCTGGGTGTGGGAGGCGCCCGATCTCGATACGGCGCTCGCCCTGGCCGCCGAGGCCTCGAAGATCTGCGACCGGAAGGTCGAGGTGCGACCGTTCGCGTGA
- a CDS encoding nuclear transport factor 2 family protein — protein MIETARTIHEVMDRYNSAFRLHDPTLLEDLISEDCVIEDTSPAPRGARREGGQACLARWSELAGNADLEFSPESTEILGDLAVAPWILRWGSGENDWVRGVNLIRIRDGRIVEARGYLKA, from the coding sequence ATGATCGAAACAGCCCGCACCATCCACGAGGTCATGGATCGCTACAACAGCGCGTTCCGTCTCCACGATCCAACCCTCCTGGAGGACCTGATCTCCGAGGATTGCGTCATCGAGGACACGAGTCCGGCTCCAAGGGGAGCCCGTCGCGAGGGCGGTCAAGCCTGTCTCGCTCGCTGGTCTGAGCTCGCGGGCAACGCGGACCTCGAGTTCTCTCCCGAATCCACGGAGATTCTCGGTGATCTGGCTGTGGCACCGTGGATCCTGCGCTGGGGATCGGGTGAGAACGACTGGGTCCGAGGCGTGAACCTCATCCGCATCCGCGACGGCAGGATCGTCGAGGCGCGCGGATACCTGAAGGCCTGA
- a CDS encoding dihydrofolate reductase family protein produces MENEAMRLTTITQITLDGVTQGNGGPTAEDRRGGFERGGWARGAGDDTTREHIAATFERADAFLFGRRTYDILLEFWGTIDDLKRHPIGVSLNSRPKYVASRTLTEPEWANTSVLGDDLFAAVTDLKASRDGELQVHGSSRLIQWLLEMDLVDEMELITVPVILGQGARLFADSGRDVAMDLVGSRTDSKGVMIRTYRPAGRPEYAVF; encoded by the coding sequence ATGGAGAACGAAGCGATGAGATTGACGACGATCACGCAGATCACTCTCGACGGGGTGACTCAGGGCAATGGCGGCCCGACTGCTGAAGATCGCAGGGGTGGATTCGAACGCGGTGGATGGGCGAGGGGGGCGGGTGATGACACGACGCGCGAGCACATCGCCGCGACGTTCGAGCGCGCCGACGCGTTCTTGTTCGGCCGCCGAACCTACGACATCCTCCTCGAGTTCTGGGGCACCATCGACGACCTGAAACGGCACCCGATCGGGGTCTCCCTGAACTCGCGGCCGAAGTACGTGGCATCCAGAACGCTGACCGAGCCTGAGTGGGCGAACACGTCGGTCCTCGGGGACGACCTCTTCGCTGCCGTCACGGACCTGAAGGCGAGTCGGGACGGCGAGCTGCAGGTTCATGGAAGCAGTCGTCTCATCCAGTGGCTCCTGGAGATGGACCTCGTCGACGAAATGGAACTCATCACCGTCCCGGTGATCCTCGGGCAGGGTGCCCGGCTGTTCGCAGACTCCGGTCGGGATGTCGCGATGGACCTCGTCGGCTCGCGTACCGACTCGAAGGGAGTGATGATTCGGACCTATCGGCCCGCGGGCCGCCCCGAGTACGCGGTGTTCTGA
- a CDS encoding M23 family metallopeptidase produces the protein MLKLVAAILVLLFLGPVAGVVSVAALMNPAAISCLSGSLLVGDIPDSLTATTRDGRSITLNRQQLTHAATIIATGGRIAGVGREGVLIALMAALTESNLRMLANPTAYPESVNFPNDGVGSDHDSLGLFQMQSASGWGTVAELMNPEYQARAFFGGPTGPNGGSPRGLLDIAGWQLLDPGQAAQAIEVSAFPDQYQNYQPVAEAILSALTRGRPSTGDAVRPALPETSRVVFPLPAGTFTTSDSFGWRNDPYTGERRFHAGSDLPAPAGTPILAIADGIVTFAGQRGTYGGLIVLEHTVGGERVASYYAHMYETGIHVADGTSVAAGQHIGDVGSAGKSTGPHLHLEIHPEDRTSRPSTRCRGSATTAQQVSTGLT, from the coding sequence ATGCTGAAGCTCGTCGCCGCAATCCTGGTCCTCCTCTTCCTCGGACCCGTCGCCGGAGTCGTGAGTGTGGCAGCACTGATGAACCCAGCGGCGATCTCGTGTCTGTCGGGATCCCTGCTCGTCGGAGACATCCCCGATTCGTTGACGGCTACCACGCGAGACGGCCGATCCATCACCCTCAACCGACAGCAGCTCACCCATGCGGCAACGATCATCGCCACCGGTGGTCGGATCGCCGGCGTAGGACGGGAAGGAGTGCTGATCGCGCTCATGGCCGCACTCACTGAATCGAACTTGCGCATGCTCGCCAACCCGACCGCCTACCCCGAATCGGTCAACTTCCCGAACGACGGGGTCGGATCGGATCACGACTCGCTCGGTCTCTTCCAGATGCAATCCGCCTCGGGGTGGGGCACCGTCGCCGAGCTCATGAACCCCGAGTACCAAGCGCGCGCGTTCTTCGGCGGCCCAACGGGTCCGAACGGCGGTTCGCCGCGCGGGCTGCTCGACATCGCTGGCTGGCAACTGCTCGACCCCGGACAGGCTGCGCAAGCCATCGAGGTCAGCGCCTTCCCAGACCAGTATCAGAACTACCAACCGGTCGCCGAGGCGATTCTTAGCGCGCTGACTCGCGGTCGCCCCTCGACGGGGGATGCTGTTCGGCCGGCGCTTCCCGAGACCTCGCGCGTCGTGTTCCCGCTCCCGGCGGGCACCTTCACGACTTCCGACAGCTTCGGCTGGCGGAACGACCCGTACACCGGCGAGCGGCGCTTCCACGCCGGGAGCGACCTCCCCGCACCGGCCGGAACGCCGATCCTCGCGATTGCCGACGGCATCGTCACGTTCGCCGGGCAACGCGGCACGTACGGCGGACTCATTGTGCTCGAACACACGGTTGGCGGCGAACGAGTGGCGTCGTACTACGCGCACATGTACGAGACCGGTATCCACGTTGCAGACGGAACGAGCGTCGCGGCCGGCCAGCACATCGGCGACGTGGGGTCAGCGGGCAAGTCGACCGGACCGCACCTACACCTCGAGATCCACCCGGAGGACCGAACGAGCCGGCCGTCGACGCGATGCCGTGGCTCAGCGACCACGGCGCAGCAGGTCTCGACGGGGCTCACGTAG
- a CDS encoding DUF6112 family protein, giving the protein MDIFPDFGAVGGAAELRSIVGALLMIVLVVAVLMMIISAVTWALASANGYLQTATRARIGLWVACGAAALAGVGVAWINFLLNLGANF; this is encoded by the coding sequence GTGGACATCTTCCCCGACTTCGGAGCCGTCGGCGGTGCGGCAGAACTGCGGAGTATCGTCGGTGCGCTGCTGATGATTGTGCTCGTCGTGGCTGTACTCATGATGATCATCAGCGCCGTCACGTGGGCACTGGCATCGGCGAACGGGTACCTTCAAACCGCGACACGGGCGCGGATTGGGCTGTGGGTCGCGTGCGGGGCGGCAGCGCTCGCCGGCGTGGGGGTGGCGTGGATCAACTTCCTGCTCAATCTCGGTGCGAACTTCTAG
- a CDS encoding DUF6932 family protein has protein sequence MEESEMIWDDVIDPATGWLVPGRHFAELDEIQDEFGRAEDRARICRALRELLEALKPLIVSGTALISGTFVSRQPGPCEAPMVVVSPHDESTLESWTDAEELRFMHHESLEDVLVGSLGGSYLATLDPLGGAVQVYYSAPSDLDNWEQLIGAVTMSSGTDILGARGVVEVEW, from the coding sequence ATGGAGGAGTCGGAGATGATTTGGGACGATGTCATCGACCCCGCGACTGGATGGCTAGTACCCGGCCGCCACTTCGCCGAGCTCGATGAGATCCAAGACGAGTTCGGCCGTGCCGAAGACCGGGCGCGAATCTGTCGGGCACTCCGAGAACTGCTGGAGGCTCTCAAACCACTGATCGTCAGCGGGACCGCCCTCATCAGCGGGACGTTCGTGTCACGTCAGCCTGGTCCATGCGAGGCTCCGATGGTCGTCGTTTCCCCGCATGACGAGTCGACGTTGGAGTCGTGGACCGATGCCGAGGAACTCCGCTTCATGCACCACGAGTCTTTGGAGGACGTGCTTGTCGGCAGTCTCGGCGGAAGCTATTTGGCTACGCTCGACCCTCTCGGCGGAGCAGTGCAGGTCTACTATTCTGCGCCATCTGACCTCGATAACTGGGAGCAGTTGATCGGGGCTGTAACGATGTCCTCAGGTACGGATATCCTCGGGGCACGTGGGGTCGTGGAGGTCGAGTGGTGA
- a CDS encoding DUF6112 family protein encodes MIDIDPNGTGLPGIDQLRIIVGAVMTVGLILSVLALIISAIVWGFGANSSNPHLASRGKLGVLVSCGAAVICGAAVTLINFFWTVGQAV; translated from the coding sequence GTGATCGACATCGACCCGAACGGAACCGGCCTGCCCGGCATCGACCAGCTCCGCATCATCGTCGGTGCCGTGATGACGGTCGGCCTGATCCTGAGCGTCCTCGCGCTGATCATCTCCGCGATCGTGTGGGGATTCGGCGCCAACTCGTCGAACCCGCACCTCGCGTCGCGCGGCAAGCTCGGCGTCCTCGTCTCGTGCGGGGCTGCGGTGATCTGCGGCGCCGCGGTGACGCTGATCAACTTCTTCTGGACCGTCGGCCAGGCCGTCTGA
- a CDS encoding type I restriction-modification system subunit M N-terminal domain-containing protein — MVNHVSFIWNIAESLRGPFKPAEYGSVVLPFTVLRRLDAVLADTKEQVLAAATKGADLPEMAREWKLREAAGHEFYNTSPFTMAKLVADPADLRQNLSAYLAGFSPNVRDIFDRFKFDGRFSADFASCSLDIA; from the coding sequence TTGGTCAATCACGTTTCCTTCATCTGGAACATTGCCGAATCCCTTCGCGGCCCGTTCAAACCGGCCGAGTACGGGTCGGTGGTGCTGCCGTTCACGGTGCTGCGCCGGCTCGACGCGGTGTTGGCCGACACGAAGGAGCAGGTGCTCGCGGCCGCAACGAAAGGCGCCGACCTCCCCGAAATGGCGCGCGAGTGGAAGCTCCGCGAGGCCGCGGGCCACGAGTTCTACAACACCAGCCCATTCACCATGGCCAAGCTCGTCGCCGATCCGGCCGACCTGCGGCAGAACCTGTCGGCCTACCTGGCCGGGTTCTCGCCGAACGTGCGTGACATCTTCGATCGGTTCAAGTTCGATGGGCGGTTCAGCGCCGACTTCGCCTCCTGCTCGCTGGACATCGCGTGA
- a CDS encoding tyrosine-type recombinase/integrase, translating into MKDVIEVMLGTSDRIGEALALRKCDVDDTVSPMQVTVAGTLVAIKGRGLYRQDHPKTSSSHRTLQVPDFTAEVLRRRLALLDDAHDDHLIFYTRVGTPLAPNNVRRTLRKMLDDAGLSHLKVTPHTFRRTAGTVIARATDAETAADVLGNSPEIAKKHYIEPEAPKPIASPALYLGALAPATVLQEPGEAAMRGSG; encoded by the coding sequence GTGAAGGACGTTATCGAGGTGATGCTCGGCACCAGCGACCGAATCGGCGAAGCGCTGGCGCTTCGGAAGTGCGACGTCGACGATACGGTGTCGCCGATGCAAGTCACCGTGGCGGGCACACTCGTGGCCATCAAAGGGCGCGGCCTGTACCGGCAGGACCACCCGAAGACGTCGTCGTCGCACCGCACGTTGCAGGTGCCTGATTTCACGGCGGAGGTGCTGCGTCGACGCCTCGCATTGCTCGACGACGCCCACGATGATCACCTGATCTTCTACACGCGAGTCGGAACGCCGCTCGCTCCGAACAACGTGCGGCGCACGCTGCGGAAGATGCTCGATGACGCCGGTCTCTCGCATCTGAAGGTGACGCCGCACACCTTCCGCCGCACTGCGGGGACGGTGATCGCTCGCGCAACCGATGCCGAGACGGCGGCGGATGTGCTCGGGAATAGTCCGGAGATTGCGAAGAAGCACTACATCGAGCCGGAGGCGCCGAAGCCGATCGCGTCACCGGCGCTCTACCTGGGCGCGTTGGCGCCGGCGACGGTACTCCAGGAACCAGGCGAGGCTGCGATGAGGGGGTCTGGGTGA
- a CDS encoding IS3 family transposase (programmed frameshift), translating to MTNSRKRHTPEQVVRKLGQADRMLADGADVAAVCRELGISEQTYYRWRNQYGGLKADDAKRLKELEKQNATLKRLLAEAELEKAALKELAGGKLLSPGRRRAAVAHLIRTLQVSERMACRLTGLSRSAYRRPLKGDTVADPDRALRDWLRAWAKKHPRCGYRRAYHDARAEGWVVNHKKIQRLWRVEGLRVPQRRRRKRVGSSTVEAPAADAPNVVWAVDFQFDADEQGRPIKICSIVDEHTRECIGGLTERSITAERLTAHLEDLVAVRGAPAVLRSDNGPEFISDAMADWAGTRTGLSYIPPGSPWRNGYVESFNSRLRDECLNINSFYSLLHAQVVIGDWKDEYNHHRRHSSLGYLPPAEYARQCTHQIETDDSQTIRTE from the exons ATGACGAACAGCAGGAAGCGTCACACTCCGGAGCAGGTCGTCCGCAAGCTCGGGCAGGCCGACAGGATGCTCGCCGACGGCGCGGATGTCGCGGCGGTGTGCCGGGAGCTCGGGATCTCCGAGCAGACGTACTACCGGTGGCGTAACCAATACGGCGGGCTCAAGGCCGACGACGCGAAACGCCTCAAGGAACTCGAGAAGCAGAACGCGACGCTCAAGCGGCTGCTCGCGGAAGCAGAGCTGGAGAAGGCCGCGCTCAAGGAGCTGGCTG GAGGGAAACTTCTAAGCCCGGGCAGGCGCCGCGCCGCCGTCGCTCACCTGATCAGGACACTGCAGGTGAGCGAACGGATGGCGTGCCGCCTGACCGGGCTCTCACGCTCCGCATACCGTCGCCCGCTCAAGGGCGACACGGTCGCGGACCCGGACCGGGCGCTACGGGACTGGCTGCGCGCCTGGGCGAAGAAGCACCCGCGTTGCGGGTACCGGCGGGCGTATCACGACGCCCGCGCCGAGGGCTGGGTCGTGAACCACAAGAAGATCCAACGCCTCTGGCGTGTCGAGGGCCTGCGGGTGCCGCAACGGCGCCGACGCAAACGCGTCGGGTCCTCGACCGTCGAGGCACCTGCCGCGGACGCGCCGAACGTGGTGTGGGCGGTCGACTTCCAGTTCGATGCCGACGAGCAGGGCCGCCCGATCAAGATCTGCTCCATCGTCGACGAGCACACCCGGGAGTGCATCGGCGGCCTCACCGAACGGTCGATCACCGCCGAACGGCTCACCGCCCACCTCGAGGACCTCGTCGCCGTCCGCGGCGCCCCGGCCGTGCTCAGGTCGGACAACGGACCGGAGTTCATCAGCGACGCGATGGCCGACTGGGCCGGCACCCGCACCGGCCTGTCCTACATCCCGCCCGGCTCGCCATGGCGCAACGGGTACGTCGAGTCGTTCAACAGCCGCCTCCGCGACGAGTGCCTGAACATCAACAGCTTCTACTCGCTGCTGCACGCGCAGGTCGTGATCGGCGACTGGAAGGACGAGTACAACCACCACCGCCGGCACTCCTCGCTCGGCTACCTACCGCCCGCCGAGTACGCTCGGCAGTGCACCCATCAAATCGAAACCGACGACTCACAGACCATCCGGACCGAATGA
- a CDS encoding helix-turn-helix transcriptional regulator, with protein sequence MLTTSELAAHLGVPVQTIHDLRHAHRGPRGFRVGREMRYRLSEVQAWVEAMEAHDHAADLVESVTP encoded by the coding sequence GTGCTGACCACGAGCGAGCTCGCGGCTCACCTCGGGGTTCCCGTCCAGACGATCCACGACCTCCGGCATGCGCACCGGGGGCCGCGCGGCTTCCGTGTGGGCCGCGAAATGCGCTACCGCCTCTCGGAAGTGCAGGCATGGGTCGAGGCGATGGAAGCGCACGATCACGCCGCCGATCTCGTCGAAAGCGTGACGCCGTGA